GGGAGTAATTCTTGATATAGTACAGGTCGTCCTCGGTATGGAGGTGCATGGGGCGATCCGCACGGCCACTGATCTGCCACCAGCCGGTGATGCCGGGCGGGACGGAGAGCCGGCGTCTCTGCCATGGCTCGTACTGCTCGACAATGCAGGGAAGCTCCGGCCGCGGCCCC
This genomic window from Anaerolineae bacterium contains:
- a CDS encoding sugar transferase — encoded protein: GPRPELPCIVEQYEPWQRRRLSVPPGITGWWQISGRADRPMHLHTEDDLYYIKNYSLWLDLHILIKTIGAVIRGRGAY